The following are from one region of the Bacteroidales bacterium genome:
- a CDS encoding ABC-F family ATP-binding cassette domain-containing protein — MIALNKVSFSYGAQDIFNQISFLIREKDKIGLIGRNGAGKTTLFELILGHLTPQEGIISRPKEITFGYLPQYIPASDTTTLWFEVKTAFSEIVTLQERLENLHDQIEKVQNNEKDLNKILDEIHLLNDRLHYLSAHTIEEQMEQVLLGLGFRRADFNRPTQEFSGGWRMRIELAKILLQKPKVLLLDEPTNHLDIESIQWLEDYLTIYDGAVVIVSHDTAFLNHVTKRTIEIVNGRIFDYDMPYSAFVEFRQNQIELQKQAYANQQKEIEQTERFIERFRYKATKANQVQARIKQLEKIEKIEIDEVDNKNINIVFPPALHCGTVVFELKGLTKNYGNHQVLNDIDFTIERGQKIALVGKNGEGKTTLVKIITQQIEAQGIVKQGYQVKIGYYAQNQDEVLDLNKTVIQTIEDIAPIDIRPKIRNILGYFLFSNDDVYKRVSVLSGGERARLLLAKLLLEPVNFLVLDEPTNHLDVSSKEILKKAIKQYDGTVLIVSHDRDFLDGLTDKIVEISNGKLKQYDGDIWEFLKKKKAENLQLLFNRNVNNYAIEKTLEKKSNQQNYLEKKEFDKRIRKLENQIEKTEKEIAELEVKIKEAEDLIAKADESIMSDYTWFEKYEKMKNDLNLLYEQWDLWSEELGLLLNEKKTN; from the coding sequence ATGATAGCACTCAATAAAGTATCATTTAGTTACGGAGCTCAAGATATTTTTAATCAAATATCTTTTCTTATTCGCGAGAAAGATAAGATTGGGTTAATAGGCAGAAATGGAGCGGGTAAAACCACTTTATTTGAGCTAATTTTAGGACATTTAACCCCTCAAGAAGGAATTATTTCACGCCCAAAAGAAATCACTTTTGGTTATCTACCCCAATATATACCAGCAAGCGATACTACTACTCTGTGGTTCGAAGTAAAAACTGCTTTTAGCGAAATTGTAACTTTACAAGAGCGTCTTGAAAATTTACATGATCAAATAGAAAAAGTGCAGAACAATGAAAAAGATTTAAATAAAATTTTAGACGAAATTCATTTGTTGAATGATAGATTACATTATTTAAGCGCACATACCATAGAGGAGCAGATGGAACAGGTATTGTTGGGTTTAGGTTTTCGTCGTGCAGATTTTAACCGTCCTACTCAGGAATTTAGTGGAGGATGGAGAATGCGAATTGAACTTGCAAAAATATTATTGCAGAAACCCAAAGTGCTTTTGCTTGATGAGCCAACCAATCACCTTGATATTGAATCGATACAATGGCTCGAAGATTATTTAACCATATATGATGGAGCGGTGGTTATTGTTTCGCACGACACAGCTTTTTTAAATCATGTTACTAAGCGTACTATTGAAATTGTTAATGGGCGAATCTTTGATTATGATATGCCTTATTCTGCATTTGTAGAATTTAGACAGAATCAAATAGAACTACAAAAACAAGCCTATGCAAATCAGCAAAAAGAAATAGAACAAACCGAGCGTTTTATTGAACGATTTAGATATAAAGCGACAAAGGCCAATCAGGTTCAAGCACGAATAAAACAACTCGAAAAGATTGAAAAAATTGAAATTGACGAAGTTGATAATAAAAATATTAATATTGTTTTTCCGCCTGCACTTCATTGTGGTACAGTAGTATTCGAATTAAAAGGTTTAACAAAAAATTATGGCAACCATCAAGTACTAAACGATATCGATTTTACCATTGAAAGAGGTCAGAAAATAGCTTTAGTAGGAAAAAATGGTGAAGGCAAAACAACTTTAGTTAAAATAATTACTCAACAAATAGAAGCTCAGGGAATAGTAAAACAAGGCTATCAGGTTAAAATTGGCTATTATGCTCAAAATCAAGATGAAGTACTCGATCTAAATAAAACTGTTATACAAACCATTGAAGATATTGCACCTATTGATATTAGACCAAAAATTCGTAATATATTGGGTTATTTTTTGTTTAGCAACGATGATGTATACAAACGAGTAAGTGTATTATCGGGTGGCGAACGTGCACGTTTATTATTAGCTAAACTTTTATTAGAACCTGTTAATTTTTTAGTACTCGACGAGCCTACCAATCATTTAGATGTATCTTCAAAAGAAATTTTAAAGAAGGCAATCAAACAATACGATGGCACAGTGCTGATTGTATCGCACGATAGAGATTTTTTAGATGGGCTAACTGATAAAATTGTTGAAATTAGTAACGGAAAACTTAAGCAATATGATGGAGATATATGGGAATTTCTGAAAAAAAAGAAAGCCGAAAATTTACAACTTTTGTTTAATCGTAATGTTAATAATTATGCTATTGAAAAGACTTTAGAAAAGAAAAGTAATCAGCAAAACTATTTAGAAAAAAAAGAATTTGATAAACGCATCAGAAAATTAGAAAATCAAATTGAAAAAACTGAGAAAGAAATAGCAGAGTTAGAAGTTAAAATTAAAGAAGCCGAAGATTTAATTGCAAAAGCTGATGAAAGCATAATGTCTGATTATACATGGTTTGAGAAATACGAAAAAATGAAAAATGACTTAAATTTACTATATGAACAATGGGATTTATGGAGCGAAGAATTAGGATTGTTGCTAAATGAAAAGAAAACAAATTAA
- the alaS gene encoding alanine--tRNA ligase produces MESAKIRTAFIEFFKQKQHQFVPSSPIVVKNDPTLMFTNAGMNQFKDIFLGNKQPEYLRVANSQKCLRVSGKHNDLEEVGHDTYHHTMFEMLGNWSFGDYFKKEAIAWAWEFLTEVLKIDKSRLYVTVFEGSADEGLEADTEAYHYWKQWIDASRILMGSRKDNFWEMGETGPCGPCSEIHIDLRDEHEIAKIPGDQLVNKGHSLVIEIWNLVFIQFNRKADGNLEPLPNKHVDTGMGFERLCMVMQGKKSNYDTDVFQPIIQQIAQMANVPYGNNNTTDVAMRVVADHLRAISFAIADGQLPSNTGAGYVIRRILRRAIRYGYTYLHFDEPFIYKLVSLLVNQMGGYFEELKKQQTLIEKVIMEEENSFLRTLETGIKRFEAYIDKEKKLLQTKPILSGEFAFELYDTYGFPIDLTQILARENGLEVDLEKFNVCLNEQKERSRKAAQVDASDWVELIQGEDSIFVGYDTMCIDTQIIKYRKVEQKGKVQYHLVLAQTPFYAESGGQVGDCGWLINGNEKINILNTIKENRLSIHICNQLPSNPHAVYTAQVDEEKRKLTERNHSATHLLHEALRQVLGNHVEQRGSLVNAEYLRFDFSHMQKMSDEEIEKVENLVNERIWNAIDLQEYRSIPIEEAKKMGAMALFGEKYGNEVRVVKFGSSIELCGGTHVKNTATIGLFKIISESAIAAGIRRIEAVTNVEAWKWLNQSVKDLKQVKALFNNPKDVIKSVEQLFNTNKELQKKYDDLLREKIKSLLVELRLKKVMINNHNVIAQQVDVPSTDVLRDLIFQLKNDNQTVVFLYSVSNGKPFLALGLSDDLVQNSKYNASQWIKELAKEIQGGGGGQPFYATAGGSNLNGLQKINEKLFSLLSK; encoded by the coding sequence ATGGAATCTGCTAAGATAAGGACTGCTTTTATTGAATTTTTTAAACAAAAACAACATCAATTTGTTCCATCTTCGCCTATTGTGGTAAAAAACGACCCAACCTTGATGTTTACCAATGCTGGTATGAACCAGTTTAAAGATATTTTTTTAGGAAATAAACAACCTGAATATTTACGTGTTGCTAATTCGCAAAAATGTTTAAGGGTCTCGGGTAAACACAACGATTTGGAAGAAGTAGGACATGATACTTATCATCATACAATGTTCGAGATGTTGGGTAACTGGTCGTTTGGCGATTATTTTAAAAAAGAGGCTATTGCTTGGGCTTGGGAATTTCTTACCGAAGTTTTAAAAATTGATAAATCGCGATTATACGTTACCGTTTTCGAAGGTTCTGCCGATGAAGGTTTAGAAGCCGATACCGAAGCATACCATTATTGGAAACAATGGATTGACGCTAGCCGTATTTTAATGGGGTCACGTAAAGATAATTTCTGGGAAATGGGAGAGACAGGACCTTGTGGACCTTGTTCTGAGATTCATATCGATTTGAGAGATGAGCATGAAATAGCCAAAATTCCTGGCGATCAATTGGTAAATAAAGGACATTCGTTGGTAATCGAAATATGGAATTTGGTATTTATTCAATTTAATCGCAAAGCCGATGGTAATCTAGAACCATTGCCCAATAAACATGTCGATACGGGTATGGGTTTTGAACGTTTATGTATGGTTATGCAGGGAAAAAAATCTAATTACGACACCGATGTATTTCAACCTATTATTCAGCAAATAGCCCAAATGGCAAATGTCCCTTATGGAAACAATAATACAACAGATGTGGCAATGAGAGTTGTTGCCGATCATTTAAGGGCAATATCTTTTGCCATTGCCGATGGACAGTTGCCTTCTAATACGGGTGCTGGTTATGTTATTAGGCGAATATTGCGAAGGGCAATACGTTACGGATATACCTATTTACATTTCGATGAGCCATTTATATATAAACTTGTTAGTTTGTTAGTAAATCAAATGGGTGGTTATTTCGAAGAATTGAAAAAGCAGCAAACGCTCATTGAAAAAGTCATTATGGAAGAAGAAAATTCTTTTCTACGAACCCTCGAAACGGGTATAAAACGTTTTGAAGCTTATATCGATAAAGAAAAAAAATTATTACAAACTAAACCTATACTTTCTGGTGAATTTGCATTTGAATTGTACGATACATATGGTTTCCCTATCGATTTAACTCAAATATTAGCTCGTGAAAATGGTTTAGAAGTTGATTTAGAAAAATTCAATGTTTGTTTAAACGAACAGAAAGAACGCTCACGAAAAGCTGCTCAAGTAGATGCCTCTGACTGGGTTGAGCTAATACAAGGCGAAGATAGCATTTTTGTTGGCTATGATACTATGTGTATTGATACACAAATTATAAAATATCGAAAAGTAGAACAAAAAGGTAAAGTACAATATCATTTGGTACTTGCCCAAACTCCATTTTATGCAGAAAGCGGTGGGCAAGTAGGCGATTGTGGATGGTTGATTAACGGGAACGAAAAAATAAATATTTTAAACACGATAAAAGAAAATCGTTTAAGTATTCATATTTGCAATCAATTGCCGTCTAACCCTCATGCTGTTTATACTGCGCAGGTTGATGAAGAAAAGCGAAAGTTGACCGAGCGAAATCACTCAGCCACGCATTTGTTACATGAAGCCCTGCGTCAGGTGTTGGGAAATCATGTTGAGCAGCGTGGTTCGCTGGTAAATGCCGAATACCTGCGTTTCGACTTTTCGCATATGCAAAAAATGAGTGACGAAGAAATCGAAAAAGTTGAGAATTTAGTTAATGAACGTATATGGAATGCTATTGATTTACAAGAATATAGAAGTATTCCAATTGAAGAAGCGAAGAAAATGGGAGCAATGGCTTTATTTGGTGAAAAATATGGTAACGAAGTGAGAGTGGTAAAATTTGGTTCGTCTATAGAGCTTTGCGGTGGAACCCATGTTAAAAATACTGCAACTATAGGTTTATTTAAAATTATTTCTGAATCGGCCATTGCAGCTGGAATAAGAAGAATAGAAGCGGTTACTAATGTAGAGGCTTGGAAATGGTTAAACCAATCCGTTAAAGACTTGAAGCAGGTAAAAGCCCTGTTTAATAATCCTAAAGATGTTATCAAATCTGTTGAACAACTTTTTAATACTAACAAGGAGTTGCAAAAAAAGTATGACGATTTATTACGCGAAAAAATAAAGTCTTTATTGGTTGAATTACGTTTAAAAAAAGTAATGATTAATAACCATAATGTTATTGCTCAACAAGTAGATGTTCCTTCAACTGATGTATTGCGCGATTTGATATTCCAATTAAAAAACGATAATCAAACAGTCGTTTTTCTTTATTCTGTAAGCAATGGAAAACCCTTTTTAGCTCTTGGTTTGAGTGACGATTTAGTACAAAATTCTAAATATAATGCATCACAATGGATAAAAGAATTGGCAAAAGAAATACAAGGTGGTGGTGGAGGGCAACCCTTTTATGCTACAGCAGGAGGCAGTAATTTGAATGGTTTACAAAAAATAAATGAAAAATTATTTTCGTTGTTGAGCAAATGA
- the uvrB gene encoding excinuclease ABC subunit UvrB codes for MNFELHSSFQPTGDQPYAIDQLVNGLKANTKFQTLLGVTGSGKTFTIANVLSKVNRPTLVLSHNKTLAAQLYSEFKQFFPKNKVEYFVSYYDYYQPEAYIPATDTYIEKDLSINDEIEKLRLSATSALLSGRRDVIVVSSVSCIYGIGNPDDFYENVIHIKRYQKIARDTLLRKLVDSLYSRSEVEFKRGNFRVKGETVDVFLAYGDEALRVIFWGDTIEEIYTIDPETGRTIEEYQEYPIYPANIFVTSKSRLHKAIEQIQNDLILQIDFFKRNNRLIEAKRLEERVTFDLEMIKELGYCSGIENYSRYFDGRQPGSRPFCLLDYFPKDFITIIDESHVTLPQLRGMYGGDRSRKDNLVEYGFRLPAAKDNRPLRYEEFMSLVNQVIFVSATPAEEELKLSGGIIVEQVVRPTGILDPIIEVRPSQYQIDDLLKEIRERVSKKQRVLVTTLTKRMAEELNKYLLDLNIKCSYIHSDVDTLKRIEIMDGLRNGQFDVLVGVNLLREGLDLPEVSLVAILDADKEGFLRSERSLTQTAGRAARHLEGKVIMYADKITDSMRKTIDETQRRREKQMKYNIENNITPKQIIKTTKSLATERKSEAEYTIENDNSLAADPVSQYMNAKQLEKAIKECQRKMLDAAKNLDFMEAAMYRDEMFRLQKLLKEKQ; via the coding sequence ATGAATTTTGAGTTGCATTCATCATTTCAACCAACTGGCGATCAGCCCTATGCTATTGATCAATTGGTCAATGGTTTAAAAGCGAATACGAAGTTTCAAACATTATTAGGAGTTACAGGGTCGGGTAAGACATTTACTATTGCTAATGTTTTGTCAAAAGTTAACCGACCTACATTAGTGTTAAGTCATAATAAAACCTTAGCCGCTCAATTGTATAGTGAGTTTAAGCAATTTTTTCCAAAAAATAAGGTTGAATATTTTGTATCGTATTACGATTATTATCAACCCGAAGCATATATCCCTGCTACAGATACTTATATCGAAAAAGATTTATCTATCAATGATGAAATTGAAAAATTACGCTTATCGGCGACATCTGCATTGTTGTCAGGACGTCGTGATGTCATTGTTGTTTCATCGGTAAGTTGTATATATGGTATCGGAAATCCTGATGATTTTTATGAGAATGTAATTCATATTAAACGTTATCAGAAGATTGCACGTGATACACTTTTACGAAAATTAGTCGATTCGCTTTATTCAAGAAGCGAAGTCGAATTTAAACGCGGTAACTTTAGGGTGAAAGGTGAAACCGTTGATGTGTTTTTAGCATATGGAGATGAGGCATTGCGAGTAATATTTTGGGGCGATACCATTGAAGAAATTTATACCATCGATCCTGAAACGGGTAGAACCATAGAGGAATATCAAGAATACCCAATATACCCAGCAAATATTTTTGTTACCTCAAAAAGTAGGCTTCACAAAGCAATTGAGCAAATTCAAAATGACTTAATATTACAAATCGATTTTTTTAAGCGAAACAATCGTTTAATAGAAGCTAAAAGATTAGAAGAACGCGTTACCTTCGATTTAGAAATGATTAAAGAACTTGGTTATTGTTCTGGTATTGAAAATTATTCTCGCTATTTTGATGGACGCCAACCAGGGAGTAGGCCTTTCTGTTTACTCGATTACTTTCCGAAAGATTTTATTACCATTATTGATGAAAGCCATGTAACGCTTCCACAACTTAGGGGCATGTATGGTGGTGACCGGAGTCGTAAAGATAATTTGGTCGAATATGGTTTTCGTTTGCCAGCTGCTAAAGATAACCGCCCTTTGCGATACGAGGAATTTATGTCGTTGGTCAATCAGGTAATTTTTGTAAGTGCTACACCAGCCGAAGAAGAACTAAAATTAAGTGGAGGAATTATTGTTGAGCAAGTGGTTCGTCCTACCGGTATTCTTGACCCCATTATCGAAGTTCGCCCCAGTCAGTATCAGATAGACGATTTACTGAAAGAGATACGAGAACGTGTTAGTAAAAAGCAACGTGTACTTGTAACTACTCTTACTAAACGTATGGCAGAAGAACTCAACAAATATTTGCTTGATTTGAATATTAAGTGCAGTTATATTCATTCAGATGTAGATACCTTAAAACGTATTGAGATAATGGATGGCTTGCGAAATGGTCAATTCGATGTCTTGGTGGGAGTAAACCTTTTGCGTGAAGGCTTAGATTTGCCCGAAGTAAGTTTAGTGGCAATTTTAGATGCAGATAAAGAAGGGTTCTTACGTTCAGAACGTTCGTTAACTCAAACAGCGGGGAGAGCTGCACGACACCTTGAGGGTAAAGTAATTATGTATGCCGATAAAATAACGGACTCAATGCGTAAAACCATTGACGAAACGCAACGTAGAAGAGAAAAACAAATGAAATACAATATCGAAAATAATATCACTCCGAAACAAATAATTAAAACAACTAAATCGTTAGCTACAGAGCGAAAATCCGAAGCAGAATATACCATTGAAAATGATAATTCGTTAGCTGCCGATCCGGTAAGCCAGTATATGAACGCAAAACAATTGGAAAAGGCGATTAAGGAATGTCAACGCAAGATGCTGGATGCTGCAAAAAATCTCGATTTTATGGAGGCTGCTATGTACAGAGACGAAATGTTTCGCCTTCAAAAGTTATTGAAAGAAAAACAGTGA
- a CDS encoding arginine decarboxylase — protein MKTRYYDLIEQTFDWPQAGFEVIDGELHFHDIPLMDIIKQYGTPLKISYLPKISEQIQRAKRMFNVAFAKTDYNGDYFYCYCTKSSYFEFVLDEALKNDIHIETSSAFDFPILDRLYENGKITTDNYIICNGFKKPLYMQYICEFINGGFHNTIPVLDNMNELSYYEKNVKVKAKLGIRIASEEEPSFQFYTSRLGFRYNDIIDFYKQRIKNNKKFELKMLHFFINTGIKDTSYYWSELHKSVNIYIELKKICPELDSINIGGGLPIKNSLAFSYDYEYMIEEIVSQIKTLCNQADVPEPNIFTEFGSFTVGESGAVLYSILDQKKQNDRELWNMIDSSFMTNMPDIWAMNQRFILLAINRWDEPYERVFLGGLTCDSQDYYSEEAHVNAIYLPKFDAENPLYIGFFHTGAYQDTLGGYGGIQHCLIPAPKHIIINKDENGEYYTKLFAKEQSAISMLKHLGY, from the coding sequence ATGAAAACAAGGTATTATGATTTAATTGAACAAACATTTGATTGGCCACAAGCTGGTTTTGAAGTTATAGACGGAGAGTTACACTTCCATGATATTCCTCTAATGGATATTATAAAACAATACGGAACACCTTTAAAAATATCATATTTACCCAAAATTTCTGAACAAATACAAAGAGCAAAGCGAATGTTTAACGTTGCATTTGCTAAAACCGATTACAACGGAGACTATTTTTATTGCTATTGTACCAAAAGTTCATATTTTGAATTTGTATTAGACGAAGCACTTAAAAACGATATACATATTGAAACTTCCTCAGCTTTCGATTTTCCAATTTTAGACCGCTTGTACGAAAATGGTAAAATTACTACCGATAATTACATTATATGCAATGGTTTTAAAAAGCCCTTGTACATGCAATATATATGTGAATTTATTAATGGTGGCTTTCACAATACAATACCGGTACTCGACAATATGAACGAACTTTCGTATTACGAAAAAAATGTAAAAGTTAAAGCGAAATTAGGTATTCGTATTGCATCCGAAGAAGAACCAAGCTTTCAGTTTTATACATCGCGACTTGGTTTTCGATATAACGATATAATAGATTTTTATAAACAACGAATTAAGAACAATAAGAAGTTCGAACTTAAAATGTTACACTTCTTTATTAATACAGGCATAAAAGACACTTCCTATTATTGGAGCGAATTACATAAATCTGTAAATATTTACATTGAATTAAAAAAGATATGTCCTGAACTTGATAGCATAAACATTGGGGGGGGCTTACCTATTAAGAATTCATTAGCTTTTAGCTACGATTACGAGTATATGATAGAAGAAATAGTGAGCCAAATAAAAACATTATGTAACCAAGCCGATGTACCCGAACCCAATATTTTTACTGAATTTGGTTCATTTACAGTAGGCGAAAGTGGTGCTGTTTTATATTCAATTTTAGATCAAAAGAAGCAAAACGACCGCGAATTATGGAACATGATTGATAGTTCTTTTATGACCAACATGCCAGATATATGGGCTATGAATCAACGATTTATATTACTTGCTATCAATCGTTGGGATGAACCTTATGAACGTGTATTCTTAGGAGGTTTGACATGCGATAGTCAAGATTACTACAGCGAAGAAGCCCATGTAAATGCTATATACCTTCCTAAATTTGACGCAGAAAATCCATTATATATTGGCTTTTTCCATACCGGTGCCTATCAAGACACTTTAGGAGGTTACGGAGGTATTCAACATTGCCTTATTCCTGCACCCAAACACATTATTATTAATAAAGATGAAAATGGAGAATATTACACCAAACTTTTTGCAAAAGAACAAAGCGCCATATCTATGTTAAAGCATTTAGGCTATTAA
- a CDS encoding LysM peptidoglycan-binding domain-containing protein — MKNFLCLLFFVFLFCSLTYTYAQEVKKSSEIEVVQGKKYYIHEVQKSETLYSISKTYEVSVDAIAYENPDVLNGLKPGQKIRIPIQATPYKTKEYEIQKGETLYGIAKKNNTTIEELVQINPEVSNGIKPGQKIQIPVRNITSADYKNDKPQVAVNPSVQNNTEVQNAKHKVQKGETIYGICKQYNITQETLYALNPELKTTGLKIGQEIIIKKEMKNAIEQNTKQTVAEEQKNTIKQETTTLANIDTSFNKTKPNTVKISDCKQQQTSPLKNVKVALFIPLMGDEALIDEEDASTDPNFKLAPKPFIEFYEGFLMALDSIRRQGLSVELIQYEVKRDSAKIKLLLNDKNLQDVQLIIGPFYDNIFNDVAEWAHARHIAVINPISSTNKALFNFDNVIQLNTTLNSQLSQVTKYLAAFDSLNIVIVHGNANDELQIVNIYKKQYLDVFNNNFGSKSPSLKDVNYSQGGIDAVEKALDKRKINIIILPSSSQVFVINAITKLNDLTRNYKLILSYMPTWKKFEQNFELEHLFNLHSHAFQPFYVDYSNPQVKNFVLSYRDLYKIEPTKFSFLGYDCSLYFLSLLQKYGSQFFYCINHTDVSTLSSKFYFEKIGEKGGYENKGIFIIRYDDVQNEMVLTNIVTNKFLMPLSIPPIEVRKVNVLNKP, encoded by the coding sequence ATGAAAAATTTTTTGTGTTTACTATTTTTTGTGTTTCTTTTTTGTTCACTTACATATACATATGCTCAGGAAGTTAAAAAATCAAGCGAAATAGAGGTTGTTCAAGGAAAAAAATATTATATCCACGAAGTTCAGAAGAGCGAAACCCTTTATAGCATTTCAAAAACCTATGAAGTGAGTGTCGATGCTATTGCTTACGAAAATCCCGATGTTTTAAATGGGTTAAAGCCAGGACAAAAAATAAGAATACCTATACAAGCAACTCCCTATAAAACAAAAGAATATGAAATTCAGAAGGGCGAAACGCTTTATGGTATTGCTAAGAAAAATAATACAACGATTGAAGAGTTAGTTCAAATAAACCCAGAAGTTTCAAATGGCATAAAACCAGGTCAAAAAATTCAAATTCCTGTTCGTAATATTACTTCTGCCGATTACAAAAATGATAAACCACAAGTTGCAGTAAATCCATCTGTTCAAAATAATACAGAAGTTCAAAATGCTAAACACAAAGTTCAAAAAGGCGAAACTATTTATGGTATATGCAAACAATATAATATCACGCAAGAAACGTTATACGCATTAAATCCAGAATTAAAAACTACAGGTCTAAAAATTGGGCAAGAAATCATAATTAAAAAAGAAATGAAAAATGCTATTGAACAAAATACCAAACAAACCGTTGCTGAAGAACAAAAAAATACTATAAAACAAGAAACAACAACACTTGCTAATATTGACACTAGTTTTAATAAAACTAAACCTAATACAGTTAAAATTTCTGATTGTAAACAACAGCAAACATCTCCGTTAAAAAATGTAAAAGTGGCTTTATTTATCCCACTTATGGGCGATGAGGCACTTATTGACGAAGAAGATGCTTCTACCGATCCAAATTTTAAATTAGCACCTAAACCTTTTATTGAATTTTACGAAGGTTTTTTAATGGCACTCGACTCTATTCGCCGTCAGGGGTTGAGCGTTGAACTTATTCAATATGAAGTTAAACGTGATTCTGCAAAAATTAAGCTATTATTAAATGATAAAAACTTGCAAGATGTCCAACTTATTATTGGTCCTTTTTACGATAACATTTTTAATGATGTGGCTGAGTGGGCACATGCTCGACATATAGCTGTTATAAATCCTATCTCTTCTACTAATAAGGCGTTATTTAATTTTGATAATGTAATACAACTTAATACTACTCTAAACTCACAGTTATCGCAAGTTACTAAATATTTAGCTGCTTTTGATTCACTAAACATCGTAATTGTTCATGGTAACGCAAATGATGAATTGCAAATAGTTAATATATATAAAAAGCAGTATTTAGATGTATTTAATAATAATTTTGGCTCTAAAAGTCCATCGCTAAAAGATGTAAATTATTCGCAGGGAGGAATTGATGCTGTTGAAAAAGCACTCGATAAACGTAAAATAAATATTATCATTTTGCCATCATCATCACAAGTTTTTGTAATCAATGCCATTACCAAATTAAATGATCTTACGCGTAATTATAAGCTTATTTTATCGTATATGCCTACATGGAAAAAGTTTGAACAAAATTTCGAGTTAGAGCATTTATTTAATTTACATTCGCATGCATTTCAGCCTTTTTATGTTGATTATTCCAATCCACAGGTTAAAAATTTTGTGCTTAGTTATAGAGATTTATATAAAATTGAACCAACTAAGTTTAGTTTTTTAGGTTATGATTGTAGTTTATACTTTCTTTCATTACTTCAAAAATATGGATCTCAGTTTTTTTATTGTATAAACCATACAGATGTTTCAACTTTATCGTCAAAATTTTATTTCGAAAAAATAGGAGAGAAAGGAGGTTACGAAAATAAAGGAATTTTTATTATTCGATACGATGATGTTCAAAATGAAATGGTTTTAACCAATATTGTGACTAATAAGTTTCTAATGCCTTTATCGATTCCTCCTATTGAAGTAAGAAAAGTAAATGTTTTAAACAAACCATAG